The genomic region TCGATAGCAGAATTCAGCGGCGTTTTGGCCTCCCGGTCGATGCGGACGACCTGCTGGCGGACGGTTGCCTGGCCGCCGGCCATTACCCGCGTTTTGGTAATGGTTGGCCGGCTCGCGTCAACGATAAGACCGTCGGTGACAACGCCTTTTTCGCTTAAGATGCGGGCCAGTTCGCTGCCGGCACTGTCATTACCGACGACGCCAACGGCATAGACGCGCCCGCCCAGCGTGGCCGCGTTATGCACCGCATTGGCCGCCCCGCCGGGGACGACCGTTTCCCCGGCATGTTCCAGAATAAGTACCGGCGCCTCCCGTGAAATGCGGGCAATTTTCCCTTCAAGGTAGACATCGGCAACCATATCGCCGATGATCATGATTTTGCGGTCTTGCAAAGCGTCAATAATGCTGAGGAGGGAATCAGGCACAAAAATTCTCCTTTAAGCAATATTAATTCCTACCACTTAACTGTATTGATATCAAATACTATTTGCTGGCGCTTAATCCGGTAGGTAATTGCCGCTTCCCAGCAGTGCAAGTTCCTATGCCAGGTAATGTCCTGGTCATATACGCGGTTATTATTCAGGTCATAACTCTGGTTGAAACTAATGGCGTTCAAACGGTCCATCCGGTACGAAAAACCGGTATCCAACTCTTTGGCCAGGTCGGTACGCTCGTAGTCGAACAGGGTCGCATTGTTGCGGGTATAGTGGTACCCTACCCACAAGCTCAGCCGCGGCGACCAGGTCTTGGCCAGGGTAGCGTCAAATTTGTAAATATTTTGGGTCGACCCGTCATAGCTTTCATGGACCTGTTCAATGCCAGTACCTAGGTACAGATTCAGCGAAGGATCCAGTTTAATCGGATCGCGGCTAAAATACAAGTTGTAATCCTGATGCCAGCTGCTCTTATAGTCGTCGGTCCATTTGCCATACAGCGCATAAAAAGAATAGCTAACCGGCAGCGAGCCCAGCCGGCGAGATCCCAGATCCAGCTTAAACTCCGGTTCTTTCTTTATCCAGTTGCCATCGCTGTCACGGTAGTCGCCATCCACCACGGTAAAAGTATAGCTTTTCTCCCGGTCAATAAGGCCAAAAGCTGGCTTAAAGCCAGATTTAGTATAATATGCCAAATCGGCAAAGGCGGCAACGTTTTCTGTCACTGGCGTTTCCAAATATTGCTTTATATAAAAGCCGTCCTCACTGTAGTAGCCGACCCGGGGAAATTCCGACTGACTGTCTTTTTTCCGCAGTGATTTTTGATACTTAGGCAGACTGAAAATGACCTTGTCTTTAATCCAAAACTTGGCATTATAGGCAATCATTTTTTCGCCGGGCCAGATTTCTACCTTATCAGCACTGATATGGTAGTCGGGAACCTGGGCTGGACATTTGGTCATGGTCCCGTCATGCAAAATCATTTCGTTCGGCAATATTTGAATATTTTGAGCAGACACCCGCTCGTTGCCGATTGTCCCAGCGGCGTTTTGGATCGTGCCGTTTTTCTGTTGGTAATTATAGCGGATTTTTTGACCGGTCAGTTTAGCTTCCGGCTGCACCAGCGTCGCCTTACCGTCGACCCAGACCTCGCCTTGTTTGGTATTGCCTTGGACCAAGGCGGCAAACAGCTTGTCCTGGTCCTGCGTT from Thermosinus carboxydivorans Nor1 harbors:
- a CDS encoding LptA/OstA family protein, which encodes MNNKNRLLLGILALLLAFGAGNGTGAAATKAADKKAAAQTQTKAPIVIEADKLYFSDLTGDLFAQGNVQVTQDQDKLFAALVQGNTKQGEVWVDGKATLVQPEAKLTGQKIRYNYQQKNGTIQNAAGTIGNERVSAQNIQILPNEMILHDGTMTKCPAQVPDYHISADKVEIWPGEKMIAYNAKFWIKDKVIFSLPKYQKSLRKKDSQSEFPRVGYYSEDGFYIKQYLETPVTENVAAFADLAYYTKSGFKPAFGLIDREKSYTFTVVDGDYRDSDGNWIKKEPEFKLDLGSRRLGSLPVSYSFYALYGKWTDDYKSSWHQDYNLYFSRDPIKLDPSLNLYLGTGIEQVHESYDGSTQNIYKFDATLAKTWSPRLSLWVGYHYTRNNATLFDYERTDLAKELDTGFSYRMDRLNAISFNQSYDLNNNRVYDQDITWHRNLHCWEAAITYRIKRQQIVFDINTVKW